A genomic segment from Paenibacillus sp. FSL K6-1096 encodes:
- a CDS encoding NusG domain II-containing protein: MKRGDFLLILIVLLAAGSIYGYRWFQNHNEHYAQGDLKAVITVNGKEYQTVTLTKEEQVIDIRTRYGHNTLKVYDYGIQMTFSDAPLPIALDMGFISKPKQQIICIPARLLVEIINPASSIDDDDALDAVI, translated from the coding sequence ATGAAACGCGGAGATTTCCTGCTCATTCTGATCGTCCTGCTGGCTGCCGGCTCCATCTATGGCTACAGGTGGTTCCAGAATCATAATGAGCATTATGCCCAAGGCGATCTGAAGGCTGTAATTACGGTGAACGGCAAGGAGTACCAGACGGTAACCTTGACCAAGGAAGAGCAGGTTATCGACATCCGTACCCGGTACGGCCATAATACGCTGAAGGTATATGACTACGGCATACAGATGACCTTCTCGGACGCCCCTCTGCCCATTGCGCTGGATATGGGGTTCATCTCCAAGCCCAAGCAGCAGATTATCTGTATCCCGGCCCGGCTGCTGGTGGAGATTATCAATCCGGCCTCTTCGATTGACGATGACGACGCGCTGGATGCGGTTATCTGA
- a CDS encoding TIGR03943 family protein has translation MNNPRSIRIHYLLRAAILLALALYIGHLVQQDALHYYVAPKLARWIRLCPVPLVLMALSLGLQAVLGRSAALCDCEHRLPRSGLGSSVLYSLFLLPLLLGVLLPDRALGSAAAARKGLALSYTAVESRTGTSTNSGSTFTPANPYEAEFAELAGKLYAEPVIPVRPEIYSETLGAMNLYKSQFAGKEISVSGFLYREPQGAGQSAYAVSRFLVQCCTADATPFGILLEPGTPISLPADTWIEVRGKLDVAVYKGAETLMIAPESITAVQAPTTPYVYTNADAVAAWEELKEQPPGALR, from the coding sequence ATGAATAATCCCCGGAGCATCCGGATTCACTATTTGCTGAGAGCGGCGATTCTGCTCGCGCTGGCGCTCTATATCGGACATCTGGTCCAGCAGGATGCGCTTCATTACTACGTGGCCCCCAAGCTGGCCCGCTGGATCAGGCTATGCCCGGTTCCGCTCGTCCTGATGGCGCTCAGCCTCGGGCTTCAGGCGGTGCTCGGCAGAAGCGCAGCCCTGTGCGACTGCGAGCACCGCCTGCCCCGCTCCGGTCTAGGCAGCTCCGTCCTCTACAGCCTGTTTCTGCTTCCGCTCCTGCTGGGCGTTCTGCTGCCCGACCGCGCGCTCGGCAGTGCCGCTGCCGCCAGGAAAGGGCTGGCCTTGTCCTATACCGCTGTGGAGTCCCGCACTGGCACCAGCACTAACAGCGGTTCGACATTCACTCCGGCCAATCCTTACGAAGCCGAATTCGCGGAGCTTGCAGGCAAGCTGTATGCCGAGCCGGTCATTCCGGTGCGGCCGGAGATTTACTCCGAGACGCTGGGGGCCATGAATCTGTACAAGTCACAATTCGCGGGCAAGGAGATCTCTGTATCCGGCTTCCTGTACCGCGAGCCGCAGGGGGCCGGCCAGTCCGCTTACGCTGTCAGCCGTTTTCTGGTCCAGTGCTGCACAGCGGATGCGACCCCCTTCGGCATCCTGCTGGAGCCGGGAACGCCAATAAGCCTGCCCGCCGATACCTGGATTGAGGTTCGGGGCAAGCTTGATGTGGCGGTATATAAGGGTGCCGAGACCCTGATGATTGCTCCGGAGAGCATTACTGCGGTTCAGGCACCGACTACGCCTTATGTGTATACGAACGCTGATGCCGTAGCAGCCTGGGAAGAGCTGAAAGAGCAGCCGCCCGGAGCGCTCAGATAA
- a CDS encoding permease translates to MTALTPVKIIPLLLPAAFLLTLGVLWLPGHLELADNGYTDTFKAAFLGILLEALPFVLLGALLSSLLRVFVPDGVIQRWIPRRPVPAVLFSCLLGLLFPVCECGMIPLVRRLMHKGMPLYVAVVFILSGPIVNPVVYGATLMAFRSHPELAYARMGLALAVAAFIGLVLYANVRKSPLRLTIRSGGEEAHRTEPLGGKLAAVFVHTSDEFFEMGKYLIIGCLLTAGLQTFLHQGSLAAIGGQPVGSYLFMMGLSFALSLCSTSDAFVASTFLHSFPAGSLLAFMVLGPMLDFKNALMLLSLFKTRFALYLFFLIFAAVFTGSVAVSLWL, encoded by the coding sequence ATGACAGCCTTAACTCCGGTCAAAATAATTCCGCTGCTCCTTCCCGCCGCGTTCCTGCTCACCCTCGGCGTCCTCTGGCTCCCCGGGCACCTGGAGCTTGCGGACAACGGCTATACCGACACCTTCAAAGCGGCATTCCTCGGCATTCTGCTGGAGGCTCTGCCGTTTGTATTGCTGGGCGCGCTATTGTCCTCCCTGCTCCGCGTGTTCGTGCCGGACGGGGTCATCCAGCGCTGGATTCCGCGCCGCCCGGTGCCGGCGGTTCTGTTCAGCTGTCTGCTGGGGCTTCTTTTCCCCGTCTGTGAATGCGGGATGATCCCGCTCGTACGCCGCCTGATGCATAAGGGAATGCCGCTGTATGTCGCTGTCGTCTTCATCCTGTCCGGTCCCATCGTGAACCCGGTCGTCTACGGCGCTACGCTTATGGCCTTCCGCTCCCACCCGGAGCTGGCCTACGCCCGGATGGGACTGGCCCTGGCCGTGGCGGCCTTCATCGGCCTTGTCCTCTATGCCAACGTCCGCAAATCTCCGCTGCGCCTCACCATCCGGAGCGGAGGAGAAGAAGCGCACCGCACGGAACCGCTCGGCGGCAAGCTCGCGGCTGTTTTCGTGCATACCTCGGATGAGTTTTTTGAAATGGGCAAATATTTAATTATCGGCTGCCTGCTGACCGCCGGCCTTCAGACCTTCCTGCACCAAGGCAGTCTGGCCGCCATCGGGGGACAGCCGGTCGGTTCCTATCTGTTCATGATGGGCCTGTCCTTCGCCCTCTCGCTCTGCTCCACCTCGGATGCCTTCGTCGCCTCCACGTTCCTGCATTCCTTCCCGGCGGGCTCCCTGCTGGCGTTCATGGTGCTGGGCCCGATGCTGGACTTCAAGAACGCGCTCATGCTGTTGTCCCTGTTCAAAACCAGGTTCGCGCTATACCTGTTCTTCCTGATCTTCGCGGCGGTCTTCACCGGCTCCGTGGCGGTCTCTCTCTGGCTGTAG
- a CDS encoding GTP-binding protein: MRIPVIILSGFLGSGKTTLLLSLLKECKRRGLSPGVIMNELGKKDVDGYILQEQTGTSVEKLLDGCICCSRKDELPRSLTALLVRRPDLICIELTGVADPDEIAATLQSPPLADRLVLHHTITVLDAENALEYSSRFSSDKQLVRTLRKQIATADLIIVNKSDLVEPETLWKIEKMAGRHHSEAELVFTHYSQINLAPLLAGIPARAIRNSVRRSGPGSSSATALKRVSPSASSSATAVHELEPESEPAGSYSQVTAVTLTVPLAVSGSLRQEQLEQFFRQWGYSLLRAKGHVRLAGQDSVQLVQYAGNRISWEASSYPGQPYVVCIGLNLDEKAISRSWAGLFS, encoded by the coding sequence ATGAGAATACCTGTGATCATACTGAGCGGATTCCTGGGGAGCGGTAAAACGACTCTGCTGCTGAGTCTGCTGAAGGAGTGCAAGCGGAGAGGGCTGAGCCCCGGTGTCATCATGAATGAGCTGGGAAAAAAGGATGTGGACGGCTATATCCTCCAGGAGCAGACCGGCACCAGTGTCGAGAAGCTGCTGGACGGCTGTATCTGCTGCAGCCGCAAGGATGAGCTGCCGCGCAGCCTGACCGCGCTGCTGGTGCGCCGCCCGGATCTGATCTGCATTGAGCTGACCGGGGTCGCTGACCCGGATGAGATTGCCGCAACGCTGCAGTCGCCGCCTCTGGCGGACCGCCTGGTGCTGCATCACACCATTACGGTGCTGGATGCCGAGAATGCGCTGGAGTACAGCAGCCGCTTCTCATCCGACAAGCAGCTGGTCCGCACGCTGCGCAAGCAGATCGCCACTGCCGACCTCATCATCGTCAACAAGAGCGATCTGGTAGAGCCTGAGACTTTATGGAAGATTGAGAAAATGGCCGGCAGGCATCATTCGGAGGCAGAGCTGGTATTCACCCATTACAGCCAGATTAATCTCGCCCCGCTGCTGGCCGGTATTCCTGCCCGGGCCATACGAAATTCCGTTCGCCGCAGCGGCCCCGGCAGCAGCAGCGCCACAGCGCTTAAGCGGGTCAGCCCAAGCGCAAGCAGCAGCGCCACCGCAGTGCATGAGCTGGAACCCGAATCTGAGCCAGCCGGCTCTTACTCCCAAGTCACAGCAGTAACATTAACCGTTCCCCTGGCTGTCAGCGGCAGTCTGCGGCAGGAGCAGCTGGAGCAATTTTTCCGTCAATGGGGCTACAGCCTGCTGCGGGCCAAAGGGCATGTGCGGCTGGCCGGACAGGACTCCGTACAGCTGGTGCAATACGCAGGCAACCGCATCTCCTGGGAAGCTTCAAGCTATCCGGGCCAGCCGTATGTAGTGTGCATTGGACTGAATCTGGATGAGAAGGCAATCAGCCGCAGCTGGGCCGGCTTGTTCAGCTGA
- the rpmG gene encoding 50S ribosomal protein L33 — MRVIVTLACTETGDRNYTTTKNKRTTPERLEMRKYCPRLKRVTLHRETR, encoded by the coding sequence ATGAGAGTCATCGTTACCTTGGCTTGTACGGAGACGGGCGACCGGAACTATACCACCACGAAGAACAAGCGGACCACACCGGAACGGCTGGAGATGAGAAAATATTGCCCTCGCCTGAAGCGCGTCACCCTGCACCGCGAGACCCGTTAA
- a CDS encoding GTP-binding protein produces MNKIPVTVLSGYLGSGKTTLLNHILHNRDGLKVAVIVNDMSEVNVDANLVKSGSTLSRTEEKLVEMSNGCICCTLRDDLLREVHLLASEGRFDYILIESSGISEPVPVAQTFTYANPELDIDLTELARLDTMVTVVDANRFWHDFASGDSLLDRNMTAGEGDYRDIVDLLIDQIETCDVLLLNKCDLVEEAELNKLEAVLRRLQPRAKIIRTVNAQVDPAEILNTGRFDFEQTSQSSGWIAELGKEEHTPETEEYGITSFVYRRRAPFHPQRLSFFFSNWPAEVVRAKGLVWLAARGDLAATVSQAGPSIQFGPAGYWLATLPVEQQQEVLATEPDVLAKWDAQWGDRLNEIVFIGVSMNREDIEARLDLCLLTDAEMQQDWSSFNNPLPWPAEELLAAAQE; encoded by the coding sequence ATGAACAAAATTCCTGTTACTGTACTGAGCGGCTACCTGGGTTCAGGCAAAACAACACTGCTCAATCATATTCTGCATAACCGTGACGGCCTGAAGGTGGCCGTGATCGTCAATGATATGAGCGAAGTGAATGTGGATGCAAATCTGGTGAAATCCGGCAGCACGCTCTCGCGGACCGAGGAGAAGCTGGTGGAGATGTCGAACGGCTGCATCTGCTGCACGCTCCGGGATGATCTGCTGCGCGAGGTCCATCTTCTCGCTTCGGAAGGACGCTTCGATTACATTCTGATCGAGTCCTCCGGCATCAGCGAGCCGGTTCCGGTCGCCCAGACCTTCACGTATGCCAATCCCGAGCTGGATATTGACCTGACGGAGCTGGCCAGACTCGACACCATGGTTACGGTCGTGGATGCGAACCGTTTCTGGCATGATTTCGCTTCGGGAGACAGCCTGCTGGACCGCAATATGACGGCGGGTGAAGGGGATTACCGGGATATCGTCGATCTGCTGATCGACCAGATTGAGACCTGCGATGTGCTGCTGCTGAACAAATGCGATCTGGTGGAGGAAGCGGAGCTGAACAAGCTGGAGGCAGTGCTGCGCCGGCTTCAGCCGCGTGCGAAGATCATCCGTACCGTGAATGCGCAGGTTGATCCTGCGGAGATTCTGAACACGGGCCGCTTCGACTTTGAGCAGACCAGCCAGTCCTCCGGTTGGATCGCTGAGCTGGGCAAGGAAGAGCATACACCCGAGACGGAGGAGTATGGCATTACCTCGTTCGTCTACCGGCGCAGAGCCCCGTTCCACCCGCAGCGGCTGAGCTTCTTCTTCAGCAACTGGCCTGCTGAGGTGGTCCGCGCCAAAGGCCTCGTCTGGCTGGCCGCACGCGGCGATCTGGCGGCGACGGTCAGCCAGGCAGGACCGTCGATCCAGTTCGGCCCCGCCGGCTACTGGCTGGCGACCCTGCCGGTGGAACAGCAGCAGGAGGTGCTGGCCACCGAGCCGGATGTGCTGGCGAAATGGGACGCGCAGTGGGGCGACCGGCTGAACGAGATAGTATTCATCGGGGTCAGCATGAACCGTGAGGATATCGAGGCCCGTCTGGACCTCTGCCTGCTGACCGACGCAGAGATGCAGCAGGACTGGAGCAGCTTCAACAATCCGCTGCCTTGGCCTGCGGAGGAGCTGCTTGCGGCAGCGCAGGAGTAG
- a CDS encoding metal ABC transporter ATP-binding protein: protein MILSSMRDVVFGYGNEPVISGLSLDIEAGQFIGITGPNGAAKTTLLKLMLGLLKPWSGTVTLNRGMDGAGRPVIGYVPQQVASFNAGFPSKVIELVRSGCYARLGLFGRFSKQQEALVERSLRQVEMWEYRNSRIGELSGGQKQRICIARALAQQPQVLVLDEPVTGMDAASRSGFYQLMRHDVTSHGRTVIMVTHNLGETSSYLDTVISLERKEQEGWTCLVTNSCSVHFGQEA, encoded by the coding sequence ATGATTCTGTCCTCGATGCGGGATGTGGTGTTCGGCTACGGGAACGAGCCGGTGATCAGCGGCTTGTCGCTGGATATTGAAGCCGGGCAATTCATCGGCATAACCGGTCCGAACGGAGCAGCAAAGACTACGCTGCTCAAGCTGATGCTGGGCCTGCTGAAGCCATGGAGCGGAACGGTCACCCTGAACCGGGGGATGGATGGAGCAGGGCGGCCTGTGATCGGTTATGTGCCGCAGCAGGTGGCCTCCTTCAATGCCGGGTTTCCCAGCAAGGTAATTGAGCTGGTCCGCTCCGGCTGTTATGCCAGGCTCGGGCTGTTCGGCCGGTTCTCGAAGCAGCAGGAGGCGCTGGTTGAGCGCAGCCTGCGGCAGGTAGAGATGTGGGAGTACCGCAATTCCCGGATCGGAGAGCTGTCCGGCGGGCAGAAGCAGCGGATCTGCATTGCCCGGGCGCTGGCCCAGCAGCCGCAGGTGCTGGTGCTGGATGAGCCGGTGACGGGGATGGATGCTGCCAGCCGCAGCGGCTTCTATCAGCTGATGCGCCATGATGTTACCAGCCATGGCCGGACGGTCATTATGGTTACCCATAACCTTGGAGAGACAAGTTCCTATCTGGATACAGTGATCAGCCTGGAACGCAAAGAGCAGGAGGGCTGGACATGCTTGGTTACGAATTCATGCAGCGTGCATTTTGGGCAGGAGGCCTGA
- a CDS encoding metal ABC transporter permease, with amino-acid sequence MDMLGYEFMQRAFWAGGLIGLIGPLLGVYLMLRRQVLMADTLSHVSLAGVALGSVLHWNPALSGFAVAIAGGLVIEQLRRSYRTYSELPVAIIMTSGLALAVVLMSLKQNLAKSFSSYLFGSIVAVSDTQLKLIAAVAAAGLLYFIILRRPLYSLTFDEETATIGGVRTGLLSFSFAVLTGMTVAAAMPVVGVLLVSALIVLPASIALRIASGFTAAILIAIGTGLTGVYAGLTASYYINTPPGGTIALILLVFLLTVMALQKMVRRRSRRKLHHSQTI; translated from the coding sequence CTGGACATGCTTGGTTACGAATTCATGCAGCGTGCATTTTGGGCAGGAGGCCTGATCGGCCTCATTGGCCCGTTGCTTGGCGTGTACCTGATGCTCCGCAGGCAGGTGCTGATGGCAGATACGCTATCGCATGTATCGCTTGCCGGAGTTGCACTGGGCTCCGTGCTGCACTGGAATCCGGCGCTCAGCGGCTTTGCCGTGGCTATAGCCGGCGGCCTTGTCATTGAGCAGCTGCGCCGCTCTTACCGTACATACAGCGAGCTGCCCGTAGCGATCATTATGACCTCGGGCCTGGCGCTGGCTGTCGTGCTGATGAGCCTGAAGCAGAATCTGGCGAAGAGCTTCAGCTCCTATCTGTTCGGCTCTATCGTTGCGGTCAGCGATACACAGCTTAAGCTGATTGCAGCGGTGGCCGCCGCCGGCCTGCTCTATTTCATCATCCTGCGCCGCCCGCTGTACAGCCTGACCTTCGACGAAGAGACGGCAACCATCGGCGGCGTCCGCACCGGTCTGCTGTCCTTCTCATTCGCGGTGCTGACCGGCATGACCGTTGCGGCAGCCATGCCGGTGGTCGGCGTGCTGCTCGTGTCCGCTCTGATCGTCCTGCCGGCCTCCATTGCCCTGCGGATCGCTTCAGGCTTCACAGCAGCGATTCTTATCGCGATCGGCACGGGTCTTACCGGTGTGTATGCCGGACTGACGGCTTCCTACTATATTAATACGCCTCCCGGGGGCACCATTGCCCTGATTCTGCTGGTGTTCCTGCTGACCGTTATGGCATTGCAGAAGATGGTCAGACGAAGAAGCCGCCGTAAGCTTCACCATTCCCAAACTATATAA
- a CDS encoding metal ABC transporter substrate-binding protein yields MSMLKSVHRSRNGFRIRHLAAVSLTSILILAGCGSNNTAGNAASAGSPEATPSIAPSAAASEAPGNRLNIKVSFYPMYEFTKNITGDLADVEVLVPAGVEPHDWEPTAKDMADISDADVLVYNGAGMEGWAQQVIDAAAGSSLLAIEASKGLEIVEGAEEEHEHNEDHDYDHDHDHDQAAADTADHDHDHADGESAAGEAEHDHDHEHSHDHGGLDPHVWLDPVMAIGEVRTIEAALSKASPENAAAFKANSEAYIAKLEQLDQEFRDGLKDTKRKDFITQHAAFGYLARQYGLTQVPIAGLSPEQEPSAAQMADIVEFAKANKVTTIFFETLVSSKVADAIAQEIGAKTAVLNPIEGLTDEDVKNNLDYLGLMRQNLAALTQALNE; encoded by the coding sequence ATGTCTATGTTGAAATCAGTACACCGCTCCAGAAACGGATTCAGAATCCGCCATCTGGCCGCTGTATCCCTGACGTCCATCCTGATTCTCGCCGGCTGCGGAAGCAATAACACGGCGGGCAATGCGGCATCTGCCGGCAGCCCCGAGGCCACTCCTTCTATTGCTCCTTCCGCTGCTGCTTCTGAAGCGCCGGGGAACCGCTTGAATATTAAAGTCAGCTTCTACCCGATGTATGAATTCACCAAGAATATTACCGGAGATCTTGCTGATGTGGAGGTTCTGGTCCCGGCCGGGGTCGAGCCGCATGACTGGGAGCCGACCGCGAAGGATATGGCCGATATTTCGGATGCCGATGTGCTGGTCTATAACGGTGCAGGAATGGAGGGCTGGGCACAGCAGGTCATTGACGCCGCAGCCGGGAGCAGCCTGCTTGCCATTGAAGCCAGCAAAGGGCTGGAGATCGTGGAGGGCGCCGAAGAGGAGCATGAGCATAATGAAGACCACGATTATGACCATGACCATGACCATGATCAGGCTGCCGCTGATACTGCCGACCACGACCACGATCATGCGGATGGCGAATCCGCTGCCGGAGAAGCAGAACATGATCATGACCACGAACACAGCCATGACCACGGCGGTCTGGACCCGCATGTCTGGCTGGACCCGGTCATGGCCATCGGAGAGGTCCGCACGATTGAAGCGGCGCTCTCCAAGGCATCCCCGGAGAATGCCGCAGCCTTCAAGGCGAACAGTGAAGCTTATATCGCCAAGCTGGAGCAGCTCGACCAGGAGTTCAGAGACGGGCTGAAGGACACGAAGCGCAAGGATTTCATTACTCAGCATGCCGCCTTTGGTTATCTGGCCCGGCAATACGGCTTAACACAGGTGCCGATCGCCGGATTATCACCCGAGCAGGAGCCTTCCGCAGCCCAGATGGCCGATATCGTGGAGTTCGCCAAGGCGAATAAGGTGACCACGATCTTTTTTGAGACACTGGTATCCTCCAAGGTAGCCGATGCTATTGCCCAGGAAATAGGCGCGAAGACGGCTGTGCTGAATCCGATTGAAGGGCTGACGGATGAGGACGTTAAGAATAATCTGGATTACCTGGGTCTCATGCGCCAGAATCTGGCCGCGCTGACCCAGGCGCTGAACGAATAG
- the rpsN gene encoding 30S ribosomal protein S14 translates to MAKKSKVIKELKRQELVAKYAAKRRELKAAGDWMALQKLPRDSSPARLHNRCSVTGRPRGYLGKFKISRIVFRELAHKGQIPGVTKSSW, encoded by the coding sequence ATGGCTAAGAAATCGAAGGTTATCAAGGAATTGAAGCGGCAGGAGCTGGTAGCCAAATACGCCGCGAAACGCAGAGAGCTGAAGGCAGCGGGGGATTGGATGGCCTTGCAAAAGCTGCCGCGCGACTCCTCGCCTGCCCGGCTGCACAACAGATGCAGCGTAACCGGCCGGCCACGCGGATATCTGGGCAAATTCAAGATATCCCGGATCGTCTTCCGCGAGCTGGCGCATAAGGGCCAAATTCCCGGAGTTACCAAGTCAAGCTGGTAG
- a CDS encoding DUF6157 family protein, translating into MSYTDTFIRVSEDCPSETGIVPVSGRTLPPAHVIQYHLLAESPYRYTHEELLYEVHVRHKAIPEEERETRREELYTELFSKKHPCLRASMLPKKFGWGLHYNAEGKIALYARESPEYDYYTSSDEAGVKLLNAMRNKRG; encoded by the coding sequence ATGAGTTATACGGATACATTCATACGGGTGTCCGAAGATTGTCCGTCTGAGACAGGCATAGTTCCGGTATCCGGCCGGACACTTCCGCCCGCCCATGTCATTCAGTACCATTTGCTGGCTGAATCACCTTACCGGTATACCCATGAGGAGCTGCTGTACGAAGTCCATGTACGCCACAAAGCGATTCCCGAAGAGGAGCGTGAAACGCGCCGGGAGGAGCTATATACTGAGCTGTTCTCCAAAAAACATCCGTGCCTGCGCGCCTCCATGCTGCCCAAGAAATTCGGCTGGGGGCTTCATTATAATGCAGAAGGCAAGATTGCCCTGTATGCCAGGGAATCTCCGGAGTATGATTATTACACCTCCAGTGACGAAGCAGGCGTGAAGCTGCTGAATGCGATGCGCAATAAGCGGGGCTGA
- a CDS encoding class I SAM-dependent methyltransferase, whose amino-acid sequence MTEYWDHRFAGEGMIWGSGPSPSAEWAKERFRRAGVSTVLVPGAGYGRNTKAFATEFTVYGIELSEAALELAREWDPATTFIAGSALEPQLTAPVDAVYCYDVLHLFLAEDRRRLIEASLAQVRQGGLLYFTSFSDEDPNYGCGTELEPGTYEYKKDKYAHFFSEAGLRSEFAGTEILETGTFTEILHSPQGGTHEYILRTILARKQV is encoded by the coding sequence ATGACAGAGTATTGGGATCACAGGTTTGCCGGGGAAGGGATGATCTGGGGGAGCGGGCCGAGCCCGTCAGCGGAATGGGCGAAGGAGCGGTTTCGCAGGGCAGGGGTGTCTACGGTGCTGGTTCCCGGGGCCGGTTATGGACGGAATACCAAAGCTTTTGCCACTGAATTTACAGTTTACGGCATAGAATTAAGTGAAGCGGCACTGGAGCTGGCGAGGGAATGGGACCCGGCTACGACCTTTATTGCAGGATCGGCGCTGGAGCCGCAGCTTACAGCTCCGGTGGATGCGGTCTATTGCTATGATGTGCTGCATTTATTCCTGGCGGAGGACCGCCGCAGGCTGATTGAGGCAAGTCTTGCTCAGGTCCGGCAGGGAGGGCTGCTCTACTTCACCAGCTTCTCTGATGAGGACCCCAACTATGGCTGCGGAACGGAGCTGGAGCCGGGAACCTATGAGTATAAGAAGGATAAATACGCGCACTTCTTCAGTGAGGCCGGACTCAGGTCGGAATTCGCCGGAACGGAGATTCTGGAGACAGGTACGTTTACTGAGATTTTACATAGCCCGCAGGGCGGCACGCATGAATACATACTAAGAACGATTCTCGCACGCAAACAAGTGTAA